The proteins below are encoded in one region of Borrelia duttonii Ly:
- the lon gene encoding endopeptidase La: MKSILNLINAKKDDLPIILVKDNVFFPNVSLWVSLDDNASINAIHQSMLEDRLILFFCVKDLESVSANAKINLDNLYSIGTYSKIIQVIKVTETLVKILVDFHDRVVLKSILKKNDYFRARVDFISDKCEFNGELFTYAKFLKETYDTYKSYLPPATSKDDENVNFFDSPAKFVDVIASNVNLEYRVKVELLQELNVKVRIEKLIMNLNIETELLMLKKDIKSKVKSKLDKGQREYFLTEQVKEIQKRLGKDETDYFERLNVKDIPKDIKSRIEREISRLARTNANSPDVNIIRNYIELLLELPWNENTVMKNSLKEIEIILKNSHYGMNEAKEKIMNFLAVYHINSKVQAPILCLVGPPGTGKTSVALSIAKSLSREFAKISLGGLRDETEIRGHRRSYVGALPGVFINAIKVAGKSNPVVLLDEIDKINSTYKGNPEAALLEVLDSEQNTRFVDHYLEIPYDLSNVLFVATANSINEISRPLLDRMEIIKIEGYSCVEKLEIAKNFLIPNIIKESCLGKVYIRIEDDVILHIIRNYTMESGVRNLKRVLTNLFRTVLREFLYSYSKEDIIEGNFYFPSSLIHGNNLLFTHDPDIRGIYKIINMHNFHCYVNCESRFNLMRIDSSGFVYGLAWTNYGGAVLPVEAIKFDKKGDIILTGSLGAVMKESAQLAYSVVKTYSSKLNLDINEIPEIHLHFPEGAIPKDGPSAGITIATAIASVLSDKKVPLDVAMTGEVTLKGSVLSVGGIKEKVLAAYRNGINKIILPRDNEKDYVKLPEDIKDNIDVKYVSHLREVFDYLNII, encoded by the coding sequence TAATGCAATACATCAGTCTATGTTAGAAGACAGGTTGATTTTATTTTTTTGTGTTAAGGATCTTGAATCTGTTTCGGCTAATGCTAAGATTAATTTAGATAATTTATATTCTATTGGTACTTATTCAAAGATTATTCAGGTTATAAAAGTTACTGAGACTTTGGTAAAAATTTTGGTTGATTTCCATGATAGAGTTGTTCTTAAGAGTATTTTAAAGAAAAATGATTATTTTAGAGCAAGAGTTGATTTTATATCTGATAAATGTGAATTTAATGGTGAACTTTTTACTTATGCTAAATTTTTAAAAGAGACTTATGATACTTACAAATCTTATTTGCCTCCTGCAACATCAAAAGATGATGAGAATGTAAATTTTTTTGATAGTCCGGCTAAATTTGTTGATGTTATAGCTTCTAATGTAAATTTGGAATATAGAGTTAAAGTAGAACTTTTACAAGAGTTAAATGTTAAGGTTAGAATAGAAAAATTAATCATGAATTTAAATATTGAGACTGAGCTTTTAATGCTTAAGAAAGATATTAAGAGTAAAGTTAAGTCTAAGCTTGATAAAGGACAAAGAGAATATTTTTTGACTGAACAAGTTAAGGAGATTCAAAAAAGATTAGGTAAAGATGAGACTGACTATTTTGAGAGATTGAATGTAAAAGATATTCCTAAAGATATTAAATCTAGAATTGAGAGAGAAATATCTAGATTGGCTCGTACAAATGCAAATTCACCAGATGTGAATATTATTAGGAATTATATTGAATTATTGCTTGAGTTGCCTTGGAATGAAAATACTGTGATGAAGAATTCTTTAAAAGAAATTGAGATTATTTTAAAAAATTCTCATTATGGTATGAATGAGGCTAAAGAGAAAATAATGAATTTTTTAGCCGTTTATCATATTAATTCTAAAGTCCAAGCTCCTATTTTGTGTCTTGTAGGTCCACCTGGAACTGGAAAAACTTCTGTTGCTTTATCTATTGCTAAATCTCTTTCTAGAGAATTTGCAAAAATTTCGCTTGGTGGGCTTAGAGATGAGACAGAAATTAGAGGACATCGTAGGTCTTATGTTGGAGCTCTTCCTGGGGTTTTTATTAATGCAATCAAAGTTGCAGGTAAATCCAATCCTGTTGTTCTTCTTGATGAGATAGATAAAATTAATAGTACTTATAAAGGAAATCCAGAAGCTGCTCTTTTGGAAGTTTTAGATTCCGAACAAAATACCAGGTTTGTTGATCATTATTTAGAGATTCCTTATGATCTCTCTAATGTGTTGTTTGTGGCAACAGCTAATTCGATAAATGAAATTTCTAGGCCTCTTCTTGATAGAATGGAGATTATTAAGATAGAAGGGTATTCTTGTGTTGAAAAGTTAGAAATTGCAAAAAATTTTTTGATACCAAATATTATTAAGGAGAGTTGTTTAGGTAAAGTTTATATCAGAATAGAAGATGATGTTATTTTACATATAATTAGAAACTATACTATGGAATCTGGAGTTAGAAATTTAAAAAGAGTATTGACCAATTTGTTTAGAACGGTTTTAAGGGAATTTCTTTATAGTTATTCCAAGGAAGATATTATTGAAGGCAATTTTTATTTTCCAAGTTCCTTGATACATGGTAATAATTTACTCTTTACTCATGATCCTGATATTCGTGGTATTTATAAGATAATTAATATGCATAACTTTCATTGTTATGTAAATTGTGAAAGTAGGTTTAATTTGATGCGCATTGATTCTTCTGGGTTTGTTTATGGTCTTGCTTGGACAAATTATGGAGGTGCTGTACTTCCTGTTGAAGCTATTAAGTTTGATAAGAAAGGTGACATTATTTTAACAGGTAGTCTTGGAGCTGTTATGAAAGAAAGTGCACAATTGGCGTATTCTGTTGTTAAAACTTATTCTTCAAAACTTAATTTAGATATAAATGAAATTCCAGAAATTCATCTTCATTTTCCAGAGGGAGCTATACCAAAAGATGGACCTTCTGCTGGGATTACTATTGCAACAGCTATTGCTTCTGTTTTATCTGATAAAAAAGTACCTTTGGATGTTGCTATGACTGGAGAAGTGACTCTTAAAGGTTCAGTTCTTTCTGTTGGAGGTATCAAAGAAAAGGTTCTTGCGGCTTATAGAAATGGTATAAATAAAATTATTCTTCCAAGAGATAATGAGAAAGATTATGTTAAGCTTCCAGAAGATATTAAAGATAATATTGATGTTAAGTATGTTTCTCATTTAAGAGAAGTATTTGATTATTTAAACATTATTTAA
- the rpsD gene encoding 30S ribosomal protein S4: MNRKSIAKGKLVRRFGVNIFEQPKYDKLLKKKPNPPGMHGRSRRTKVTEYGKQLIEKQKVKFTYGVSERQLTNVFKEARRQHGVTGDNLLALLERRIDNIVYRAGFAISRAHARQIVSHGIIILNGRRVTIPSITLRANDIIQVKEKDSLKKLVRSNIEKTSTLRKLPDWIEVNADALNVKIIRTPSRDEIPTLANEQMIVEYYSKRA, translated from the coding sequence ATGAACAGGAAAAGTATAGCTAAAGGAAAATTGGTTAGACGATTTGGGGTTAATATCTTTGAACAGCCAAAATATGACAAATTACTAAAAAAAAAACCCAATCCACCTGGAATGCATGGAAGATCTAGGCGAACTAAAGTTACAGAATATGGAAAACAATTAATAGAAAAACAAAAGGTAAAGTTTACTTATGGTGTTAGTGAAAGGCAACTCACTAATGTTTTTAAAGAAGCAAGAAGACAACACGGAGTCACTGGTGACAATCTCTTGGCATTACTTGAGAGAAGGATTGACAATATTGTTTATCGAGCTGGATTTGCCATTTCAAGAGCTCATGCAAGACAAATAGTTTCACATGGCATTATTATACTTAATGGAAGAAGAGTTACAATCCCATCCATTACTTTAAGAGCAAACGATATAATACAAGTAAAGGAAAAAGATAGCTTAAAAAAATTAGTCAGGTCTAATATAGAAAAAACATCTACTCTTAGAAAATTACCAGATTGGATAGAAGTAAACGCTGACGCCCTCAATGTCAAAATAATTCGAACTCCATCAAGAGATGAAATACCTACTCTTGCAAATGAACAAATGATTGTAGAATATTATTCCAAGAGAGCGTAA